The Firmicutes bacterium HGW-Firmicutes-1 sequence GAAAAGAAATTGGTAATGACTGGTAGAGATACGGGTGCTACAAGTGCTGCATTTGCTGATTATCTCATGGAAACCATTGAAAAGCTATAGATAGGTTTTAGGAGGAATATTATGAGTAGTTATATTGGAGGAAATGATGCCTCTGATAATTATTCCCTACGAGGACGCGTATTTAATCGAATTAGGGAAGATATCTTAAGAGGTAGGTTTAAGCAAAACGAAGCCTTGATAGAAGTAAAGATTTCCGAAGAACTTGGAGTTAGTCGCACTCCAGTTAGAGAAGCAATCAGGCAGCTTGAGCTGGAGGGTTTGGTTACAAGTATTCCGAATAAAGGAGTAATTGTTACAGGGATTAATTCAAAGGATATTGATGACATTTATGTAATTAGATCTTTAATAGAAGGTTTATCTGCTAAGTGGGCAGCACAAAATATTACTACTGAACAAATTGAAGAATTAGAGGAAATCGTTTATCTTTCTGAGTTTCATCTCAGTAAAAATCATCTAGAACAATTATATGAGTTAGACAATAGATTTCATGAAAAGCTATATGATATTTCCAACAGTAAAATATTAAGACATGTTTTATCTGATTTCCATCATTATGTTCAAAGAGTGAGAAAAGCTTCCTTATCCTCATATGAAAGAGCAGAAAAGTCAATTTTAGAACATAAAATGATTCTTGAAGCGATTAAGGAAGGGGACTATCTTAAGGTTGAAGCCCTTACAAATGAACATATCATCAATACTTCTAAGAATGTTGCGGATAAAAAGATTATGGAAAACTTAAGGCTAGACGATTAAAACTAAAGGAAGTACCATTTTGGTACTTCTTTGTTTCTTTACTAGGATAGTGTTTTAACGGTATAATGGTGTATAACTATAGTATAAATGATAGGAGATAAATATGGAAAAAAACAATGTGTTATCAATAAAGCAAAAACTACAAGTTAACAATAAAGAATATATGTATTATCCACTGGATACACTGGAGAAATTGGATTTTGGCTCTGTCTCTCGTCTACCTTTTTCAATGAAGGTATTGCTAGAAGCAGCAGTGCGTCAACTTGATGGTAGAACCATTATGATTGACCATTTACATCAGATCATAGGCTTTGCAAATAAAGATACAAAAAAAGAAATCCCTTTAATACCTGCTAGAATCTTGTTGCAGGATTTTACTGGGGTTCCGGTTGTTGTAGATTTGGCAGCTATGCGTGATACTATGGAAAGCTGTGGTGGCGATGCCAATAAAATCAATCCAATCGTACCCGTTGACTTGGTTATTGACCATTCTGTAATGGTAGATCGTTTTGGTACGAAGGATGCACTTGAATATAATGTGAATAGAGAATTTGAAAGAAATGATGAGCGCTATAGGTTTCTTAGATGGGCACAAACCGCCTTCGATAATCTTAGAGTAGTGCCACCTGCTACAGGAATTGTGCATCAGGTTAATCTAGAATATTTAGCCTCTGTTGCTGCGACGAAAAAAGTGGATGGGGAAGTCCTTGTCTACCCGGATTCCTTGGTTGGAACGGATTCCCATACAACGATGATCAATGGACTTGGTGTGCTAGGTTGGGGTGT is a genomic window containing:
- a CDS encoding GntR family transcriptional regulator; its protein translation is MSSYIGGNDASDNYSLRGRVFNRIREDILRGRFKQNEALIEVKISEELGVSRTPVREAIRQLELEGLVTSIPNKGVIVTGINSKDIDDIYVIRSLIEGLSAKWAAQNITTEQIEELEEIVYLSEFHLSKNHLEQLYELDNRFHEKLYDISNSKILRHVLSDFHHYVQRVRKASLSSYERAEKSILEHKMILEAIKEGDYLKVEALTNEHIINTSKNVADKKIMENLRLDD